From Salinicola endophyticus:
CGCGATGCGTTCGGCAGGCAGGACGGAGACCACGTCCAGCCGCTGCTCGGCGGGTTCGCCGCTGACTTCGGCGGTGGTATCCACCTGCTGGATCGCCGCGCGCATGCGCTTGACGCAGCCCTGGCAGTGCATGGCCGGTACCTGCAGGGTGAGCGCTGCATCGCTCGTCTCGTCGAGGGGCGCGGCGGGATAGCCGGCGTGGTCGAGCAGTCGACGCAGGCTTGTCTCGTCGAGCTGGGTGGTGACCGTCAGCTCGCGCTGTGCGGGGGCGGCCTCGAGGGTGGCCTCGGCGTCGGCGTCAGCCACCGCCGCGCGGATACGCTTGACGCAGCCCTGGCAGTGCATGGCGTCGACGCGATAGCGATAGCGGTTCACGCGGACCTCCCCGGCGCGGCCTGGCAGCCGTGGGCGCCGTCGGACGTATGTTCGATCAGGCGGCAGATGCTGTGCCCGTCGGGGGCACCGTCGGGCATCCGTGCCCAATCCTCGAGAGCGTGCTCCATGCGCTCTGCCAGCGCCTGCAGCTCGCGGATCTGGGCATGGATACGCGGCAGGCGTGCGGCGAGCAGATCGCGCACCAGCGGACACGGCGAGTCGCCCTGGTCGGCCTGGTCGAGAATCTCGGCGATCTCCTTGAGGCTGAAGCCCAGCGTGCGTGCGCGCTGGATGAAGCCCAGTCGACCCAGGTCACGCTGGTCGTAGAGCTGATAGCCGTTGTCCGGATCGCGCCGCGGCGTCAGCAGACCCTGGCGCGTGTAGTGGCGTACGGTCTCGGCGGTGACCCCGGCGCTTCTGGCCAGTTCGGTGACTTTCATCGTGAGCTCCTCCGCGCTTGTCGAGAGCAGTGTAAAACCTAGGTCTAACACATAGGTCAAGGCGATGCCCTATCACCGGAGCGTGGCGCTGGCAAGCTGGTTAGGGGGGGCATTGAGTGCCAATGGCAGCTAAAGCGACATAGCGATTCGTATTACGACTAAAGAGAAGTCAAAAATGCGATTGAAACGACCGTTTGCGCATTGACGCTGATGCGGCGCTGAGTGAAAAAGGGATGGGAAAACTAATAGCCGAGGCGATAGCGAGATCGCGCCTGCGGAGACGATCGCCAGACGCGCAAGCGCAAGGGCGACCACTGGGAGAGGGGAACGAGCTATGTCTTTTCGCTACAACCGTTTGTCGCTGGCCATCGCGCTGGTGAGTGCCGCTGCCTCCAGCCAGGCCATGGCCGGGTCCTTTCAACTCCAGGAGCAGAGCGTCAGTGGCCAGGGTACCTCCTGGGCTGGACGCTCCTCCAACGTTCAGGACGGTTCCATCGTCTTCGGCAACCCGGCGGGCATGTCGTTCCTCGACCGTGCTCAGGTCACCGCGGGTACCCACTACATCGACGCCAGCTCGGACATCAGCAACGACAGCGGCACCCAGCCGACAGTCGCTGGTGTGGTCGGTACCCAGGGCAGTACCGACGGCGACATGATTCCGCACAAGGCGGTGCCGTTCGGCTATTACGTGCAGCCGATCAACGACCGCTGGAGCTTCGGTCTCGGCGTCTATGCGCCATTCGGCCTGGTCACCGACTACGGCGACGACTTCAAGGGGCGCTACTTCGGCAACTACAGCGACCTGGAGGTCATCACCGCCCAGCCCACGCTGTCGTACCGCTTCAACGACAAGTTCGCCGTCGGCTTCGGCGTGACCTACAACCACATCAAGGGCGAGCTGGAGAGCAAGACCCCCAATCCGCTCAACCCGGCCGCCGCCGGTGACGGCACCGTCAACGTCAAGGGTAACGATGACGCCTGGGGCTACAACATCGGTCTGATCTACCGCCCGGTGGAGTCCACCACCCTGGGTCTCACCTACCGCTCCAAGGTCGACTACCACCTCACCGGTGACGTCGATGCCTCCAATGTCTTCGGCGGCGTGGGTGGGAGCGGCCCGATCTTCCTCAACGCCAGCGGCGACGGCTCGCTCGATATCACTCTGCCCGAGACCATCGACTTCTCGGTCACTCACCAGCTCGACGACCGCTGGACGGTGATGGCCGGGGCGACCTATATCCGCTGGAGTCGCTTCGACCAGTTGGTGGTCGACAACGATCTGGGGCTGCCGATCGATGAGCAGCAGGACTACCGCGACACCTGGCAGTACGCCGCCGGTCTCTCCTACAAGGTCAATCCGGCCTGGACCCTGCGCGGCGGTATCGCCTATGACCAGTCGCCGGTCAAGGATGCCCACCGCAGCCCGCGCGTGCCCACAGCGGACCGCAATCTGGTCTCGATCGGTGCCGGCTGGACCCCGATCCCCGACCTGACCATCGATGCCGCCTACAGCTACATCTGGGAAGATCGCGCCGACGTCGATTTGCAGGATGCCAACGGCACCTCCTATCAGGCCGATTACGACAACTCGCTCAATCTGTTCGGGGTGCAGGCAACCTACCGCTTCTAAGCCTGCGCATTGCCGTCGCGCTCGCCGGCCCCGGGCACTTGGCCCCGGGCCGGCGAACCGGTATACCAACGGGGCATTCACCCACAGCTTGCCAATCTGCATCGACGCGCCGCTCTCTGCGGCGCGTCGTCGTTTCAGCCTGCGCTTGGCTCAGGGGCTCTCGTCACCCGCCGCGCGGGTCGCCCGCGAGGCCTGCAGTGTGCGCGTGAGCAGGGCGCGCAGGGCGGCCGGGCGCACCGGCTTGAGCAGTAGCTGATAGCCGCCGCGCTTGATCTCGTCGGCGACCTCCTCGGTGCGATCGGCGGTGATCACGATCCCCGGCACGCTCTGTTCGCACAGCTCCTCCAGCGCCTCCAGCGCCATCACCCCGGTCACTTCGTTGTCGAGGTGGTAGTCGGCGAGGATGGCGTCGGGGTCGCCGCCCATGTTGCGGATCGCCGACTTGGCGCCGCCGATGGAGGTGGCGGTGAAGACTTCGCACTCCCAGCCTTCGAGCATGGCCTTCATGCCTTCGAGGATCAGGCGCTCGTTGTCGATGCACAGGATGCGCGTGCCGCCGAGCTTGTTACCGCTGCGCCGCGGGGCGCTCTCCTCTGGCTTGGGGCTGCCGCGGCGGCCGGCCACCAGCGGTACCGAGACCGAGAACACGGTGCCGGCGGCAACCTTGGAGCGGACTTGGATCGGGTGGTCGAGCACCCGGCTCATGCGCTCGGCGATGGAGAGGCCGAGCCCCAGGCCGCGCTCGCTCTCCTTGTGGCGTGAGGCCTGATCGAGGCGCCGGAACTCCTGAAAGATCTCGCTGAGCTTGGAGTCGGGGATACCCGGCCCGGTGTCCCAGACCTCGATCACCACCCGGTCGTGGCGCCGGCGGCAGCCCAGCAGCACCCGCCCCTGCTGGGTATAGCGCAGGGCATTGGAGAGGAAGTTCTGGACGATGCGCCGCAGCATCTGGGCGTCGCTGTCGACCCACAGGCTGGTGGCGACCATGTCCAGGTCGAGGCCGCGGTCGTCGGCCATCACCTCGAACTCAGCGCGCAGTGGACGCAGGATGTCGGCCAGCGGGAACTGGCTCCGGCGCGGGGTCAGCGCGCCGGCATCGAGCTTGGAGATGTCGAGCAGGGTGCCCAGCAGCTCCTCGGCGGCCTGCAGCGAGTTGTCGATATGGCCGATGGTACGGCGGTGATCGCCATCCGCCACCTGCTGGCCCAGCGCCGAGGTGAACAGCCGGGCGGCGTTGAGCGGCTGCAGCAGGTCGTGGCTGGCGGCGGCGAGGAAACGGGTCTTGGAGGCGTTGGCATCCTCGGCGGTCTGCTTGGCCTGACGCAGCGCCTGCTCCGCTTCGGCGCGTACCCGGTTCTCCTGGCGCAGAGCGGCGTTGGCCTTGGATAGCGCCTGGGTTCGCTCGCGCACGCGCTCTTCGAGATTCTCGTTGGTCTCGCGCAGGGCGATCTCGGCGAGGCGGCGCTCGGTGATGTCCTGGTAGAGCGCGAAGAAGCCGAGGATGCGCCCGCCCTCGCCGAAGTGGGGCGTATAGGTCACCAGCATATAGCGCACGCCGCCGTCGCCGTCGTCCAGCGAGATCTCGAAATTGACCCGTTCGCCGTCCAGGGCGCGGCGCATCCAGGGGCCGCGCTGGCGCGCCGCGGCCGCCGGCATGACGTTCTGCACGCGCTCGCCGATCACCGCGTTGCGGTCGATGCCCATCGCCGCCTCGTAGGCGCGGTTGGTGAAGAGGTAGCGGCAGTCGGTGTCGAAGTAGGCGATCAGCGCCGGCACGTTGTCGGTGTAGATACGGATGTTGCTCTCGGAGCGGATCAGCGCCTCTTCGGTGCGCTTCTGCTGGGTGATGTCCTGGTAGGTGTAGACGAAGCCGCCGCCCGGCATGGGATTGCCGAGCACCTCGAGCACGCTGCCGTCGGGGCGGTAGCGCTCGTAGCGGTGGGGCTGGCCGCTTCTGATGTTCTCGATCAGCTGCTCGACATGCTCCTCCGGGTCACCGGGGCCGTACTCGCCGTTGTGGGCGTTGTAGCGGAACACCTTCTCCATCGGCGTGCCGACACGAATCAGGTTGTCGGGGAAGCGGAAGATCTCCAGGTAGCGCTGGTTCCACACCACCAGGTTGAGGTTCTGGTCGACCACCCCGATGCCCTGGTTGATGTTCTCGATGGTCGCCTGCAGCAGGGCGCGGTTGAACTCCAGCACCTGCGACGCCTCGTCGACGATCGAGATCACGTCCGAGATTCCGATGCCGCGCCCCTGCAGCGCCGAGTTGACCACGATGCGCGCCGACGAGGCGCCGAGCACCGAAGCCAGCAGGCGTTCGGTGAACTGGATCACGTCGATCGAAGCGCGGGCGTTGTTCTCCAGCGGCTTGGCGTTGCGCCGGCCGTAGTCGTCGAAGGCGCGCTCGACCTGGGACTGGCCCAGGAAACGCTCGCACAGCACCTTGAGGTCGCCCACCGTGGTGGCCCCGGTCCAGGGGCGGTTGACCGTGGTCTGGCGGGTCTCGATGCTGTCGACGAACAGCGATGCCTGAATGCGCTCGACCACCCGCTGCGGCGTCAGTTGGGAGATGAAGATATAGAAAAAGAGGTTGAAGCCGAGCGACAGCATCACCCCGTGGGCGAAGCTGTCGGTGACGTTGAGCCCGAACAGATGCAGTGGCGACAGCCAGGCCACGCCCAGTGGCCCGCCGGCCAGCCACGCCTCCGGCAGCAGGCCGGCACGAATCAGCGCCGGCATCAGCAGGGTGTAGGCCCAGATCGCAAAGCCCACGTTGAGCCCGGTGACCACGCCGAGACGGTTGCCGCGCTTCCAGTAGAGCCCGCCGAGCACCGCCGGGGCGAACTGGGCGGCAGCGGAGAGCGAGAGCAGGCCGGTGGCGGCCAGCGAGCTGTACTCCGCCACCAGCTGATAGAACAGATAGGCCAGCGCCAGGATGGCGACGATGGTGATACGCCGTGCCAGCAGCACCAGGCGCCCGTAGTCGCGTGACTTCTCCTCGAACCAGCGCAGGCGGAAGAGTGCCGGCAGCACGATCTCGTTGGAGATCATGATCGCATTGGCCACCGCCGCCATGATTACCATGCCGGTGGCCGCCGAGAGCCCGCCGACGAAGGTGAGCATCGCCAGCCACGGCTGATCGGCGACGATCGGCAGCGCCAGCACGTAGCTGTCGGGAGCCAGATCATCGCCGGGGAACAGCGACAGGCCGGCCGCCGCCAGCGGCAGCACGAACAGCCCGATCAGCACCAGATAGAGCGGGAACAGCCAGCGCGCGCGCTTGGCGTCGTCGGTATTGGTGTTCTCGACCACGGTGATATGGAACTGGCGTGGCAGACAGAACACCGCCAGCATCGCCAGCAGGGTCTGGGTCCAGAAGCTGGTGTCGAAATTCTGCTCGGTGAGCTGCTGCTGCAGCTGCAGATAGGTGTCGGCGCGGCCGAGCAGGTCTCCGAGGCCGTCGAACATGCCCCAGGTGACGTAGGCCCCGAGCACCAGGAACACCACCAGCTTGACCACCGACTCGAAGGCGATCGCCTGGATCAGGCCCTCGTGGTGTTCGGTGGCGTTGGTGTCGCGGGTGCCGAACAGAATCGCGAAGGCCGCCATCACGATGGCGATATAGAAGGCGGTGTCGTCGACGATCGGCGCCTTGACCGAGTGGCCGTCGCTGGTCATCACGCGGAAGGCGGTGGAGACCGCCTTGAGCTGCAGCGCAATGTAGGGCAGCGTGCCGACCAGCGCGATCAGACTGGCGAAGGCGGCCAACGACTGCGACTTGCCGTAGCGCGAGGCGATGAAGTCGGCGATCGAGGTGACGTTCTGGCGTTTGGCCACGCGGATCATCTTGGTGATCACCGGCCAGAACAGCAGGAAGGTGAGCACCGGGCCGATGAACACGCTGGCGAACGACCAGCCCGAGGTGGCGGCCTGGCCGACGCTGCCGTAGAAGGTCCAGGAGGTACAGTAGACCGCCAGCGCCAGGCTGTAGACGATCGGCCGCCGGCTGGCCGGGCCGTGGCGCCGGGCGTGGCGGTCGCCGCGCCAGGCAATGGCGAACAGCGTGGCCACGTAGAGCAGTGCCACGACGATCAGTAAGCCGCCTTCGAACATGTGTTTCCCCACTTGCGCCGGGCGCCTCCGCG
This genomic window contains:
- a CDS encoding MerR family transcriptional regulator, giving the protein MKVTELARSAGVTAETVRHYTRQGLLTPRRDPDNGYQLYDQRDLGRLGFIQRARTLGFSLKEIAEILDQADQGDSPCPLVRDLLAARLPRIHAQIRELQALAERMEHALEDWARMPDGAPDGHSICRLIEHTSDGAHGCQAAPGRSA
- a CDS encoding outer membrane protein transport protein codes for the protein MSFRYNRLSLAIALVSAAASSQAMAGSFQLQEQSVSGQGTSWAGRSSNVQDGSIVFGNPAGMSFLDRAQVTAGTHYIDASSDISNDSGTQPTVAGVVGTQGSTDGDMIPHKAVPFGYYVQPINDRWSFGLGVYAPFGLVTDYGDDFKGRYFGNYSDLEVITAQPTLSYRFNDKFAVGFGVTYNHIKGELESKTPNPLNPAAAGDGTVNVKGNDDAWGYNIGLIYRPVESTTLGLTYRSKVDYHLTGDVDASNVFGGVGGSGPIFLNASGDGSLDITLPETIDFSVTHQLDDRWTVMAGATYIRWSRFDQLVVDNDLGLPIDEQQDYRDTWQYAAGLSYKVNPAWTLRGGIAYDQSPVKDAHRSPRVPTADRNLVSIGAGWTPIPDLTIDAAYSYIWEDRADVDLQDANGTSYQADYDNSLNLFGVQATYRF
- a CDS encoding NahK/ErcS family hybrid sensor histidine kinase/response regulator; the encoded protein is MFEGGLLIVVALLYVATLFAIAWRGDRHARRHGPASRRPIVYSLALAVYCTSWTFYGSVGQAATSGWSFASVFIGPVLTFLLFWPVITKMIRVAKRQNVTSIADFIASRYGKSQSLAAFASLIALVGTLPYIALQLKAVSTAFRVMTSDGHSVKAPIVDDTAFYIAIVMAAFAILFGTRDTNATEHHEGLIQAIAFESVVKLVVFLVLGAYVTWGMFDGLGDLLGRADTYLQLQQQLTEQNFDTSFWTQTLLAMLAVFCLPRQFHITVVENTNTDDAKRARWLFPLYLVLIGLFVLPLAAAGLSLFPGDDLAPDSYVLALPIVADQPWLAMLTFVGGLSAATGMVIMAAVANAIMISNEIVLPALFRLRWFEEKSRDYGRLVLLARRITIVAILALAYLFYQLVAEYSSLAATGLLSLSAAAQFAPAVLGGLYWKRGNRLGVVTGLNVGFAIWAYTLLMPALIRAGLLPEAWLAGGPLGVAWLSPLHLFGLNVTDSFAHGVMLSLGFNLFFYIFISQLTPQRVVERIQASLFVDSIETRQTTVNRPWTGATTVGDLKVLCERFLGQSQVERAFDDYGRRNAKPLENNARASIDVIQFTERLLASVLGASSARIVVNSALQGRGIGISDVISIVDEASQVLEFNRALLQATIENINQGIGVVDQNLNLVVWNQRYLEIFRFPDNLIRVGTPMEKVFRYNAHNGEYGPGDPEEHVEQLIENIRSGQPHRYERYRPDGSVLEVLGNPMPGGGFVYTYQDITQQKRTEEALIRSESNIRIYTDNVPALIAYFDTDCRYLFTNRAYEAAMGIDRNAVIGERVQNVMPAAAARQRGPWMRRALDGERVNFEISLDDGDGGVRYMLVTYTPHFGEGGRILGFFALYQDITERRLAEIALRETNENLEERVRERTQALSKANAALRQENRVRAEAEQALRQAKQTAEDANASKTRFLAAASHDLLQPLNAARLFTSALGQQVADGDHRRTIGHIDNSLQAAEELLGTLLDISKLDAGALTPRRSQFPLADILRPLRAEFEVMADDRGLDLDMVATSLWVDSDAQMLRRIVQNFLSNALRYTQQGRVLLGCRRRHDRVVIEVWDTGPGIPDSKLSEIFQEFRRLDQASRHKESERGLGLGLSIAERMSRVLDHPIQVRSKVAAGTVFSVSVPLVAGRRGSPKPEESAPRRSGNKLGGTRILCIDNERLILEGMKAMLEGWECEVFTATSIGGAKSAIRNMGGDPDAILADYHLDNEVTGVMALEALEELCEQSVPGIVITADRTEEVADEIKRGGYQLLLKPVRPAALRALLTRTLQASRATRAAGDESP